In the Armatimonas rosea genome, one interval contains:
- a CDS encoding NAD(P)H-hydrate dehydratase, with protein sequence MRIATAAELREADRQAIDDLGIPGACLMQSAGEALARACAGAQRIAFLCGKGNNGGDGFAAARLLAVAGKEITVLLTTSEEEITGLAATHLAPLRASGVTVAPFSDAALAGHDLLVDCLLGTGTRGAPRGLVAEAIRAANASGIPLVACDLPSGVDADTGEVPGDAIRARATVTLSALKPGLLLYPGAELVGELTLAPIGLPILTPPTQELTTIGWVRATLPKRQQGRDANKGAFGTVLVVAGARGMAGAAVLTATAALRAGAGLVYLAVPESLVATVAALSAEVVVRPLPETPDGTHGGEGALETLLPLVARADAIALGPGLTAGAAVQDFVEALLTHTNLPLVIDADGLNCIAQRAALLSRLSGRERVLTPHPGELGRLLGLPTRAVQASRTEVVGRVAQNFGSVTLLKGARTLVASPAGQLYYNREGSVSLATAGSGDVLTGVIAALLAQGLTAENAARCGAYWHALAGESLPVGSLAGEIRDALPAARLRLESGDIGDL encoded by the coding sequence ATGAGAATCGCGACGGCAGCAGAGCTACGGGAGGCGGACCGCCAGGCGATAGACGACCTGGGAATTCCCGGTGCCTGCCTGATGCAGTCCGCGGGTGAAGCACTCGCCCGCGCCTGTGCCGGGGCGCAGCGGATCGCGTTTCTCTGTGGCAAGGGCAACAACGGCGGGGATGGGTTTGCGGCGGCGCGGCTTCTGGCAGTGGCAGGGAAAGAGATCACAGTTCTGCTCACGACGTCCGAGGAGGAGATCACCGGACTTGCCGCCACCCACCTCGCCCCGTTGCGTGCCTCGGGGGTCACGGTCGCTCCCTTCAGCGATGCCGCTCTTGCCGGCCATGACTTGCTGGTGGACTGCCTGCTGGGAACAGGCACACGCGGTGCGCCCCGTGGCCTAGTCGCCGAGGCGATTCGGGCGGCCAATGCCTCTGGGATTCCCCTCGTCGCTTGTGATCTTCCCTCAGGAGTCGATGCCGACACGGGGGAGGTTCCCGGCGACGCGATCCGCGCACGCGCGACCGTCACCCTCTCGGCACTCAAGCCCGGGCTCTTGCTCTATCCCGGCGCGGAGCTGGTTGGAGAACTAACCCTCGCCCCGATTGGCCTGCCGATTCTCACGCCACCGACACAAGAGCTGACAACGATTGGCTGGGTTCGCGCCACACTGCCCAAGCGCCAGCAAGGCCGGGATGCCAATAAAGGGGCGTTTGGGACGGTCTTGGTAGTGGCAGGTGCACGGGGGATGGCCGGGGCCGCCGTGCTCACCGCCACTGCCGCGCTTCGTGCCGGCGCAGGGCTGGTCTATCTCGCGGTCCCGGAGAGCCTCGTGGCGACGGTCGCCGCGCTCTCTGCGGAGGTGGTTGTCCGCCCTCTGCCCGAGACACCCGACGGCACCCACGGGGGAGAGGGGGCGCTTGAGACGCTCCTGCCGCTGGTGGCCCGCGCCGATGCAATTGCGCTGGGGCCGGGTCTCACCGCGGGTGCGGCTGTCCAAGACTTTGTCGAGGCGCTCCTGACACACACAAACCTGCCGCTTGTGATCGATGCCGATGGCCTCAACTGTATCGCCCAGAGAGCCGCGCTCCTGAGTCGCCTCAGCGGGCGGGAGCGGGTCCTCACTCCCCATCCCGGCGAGCTAGGGCGGCTCTTGGGGCTTCCTACCCGCGCGGTGCAGGCGAGCCGCACGGAGGTCGTGGGGCGTGTCGCGCAGAACTTTGGCTCGGTGACCTTGCTCAAGGGGGCCCGCACCTTGGTCGCGAGCCCGGCAGGTCAGCTATACTACAACCGAGAGGGCTCGGTGAGTCTGGCGACCGCGGGAAGTGGGGATGTCCTCACGGGCGTGATCGCGGCCCTGCTGGCCCAAGGGCTGACTGCGGAAAACGCCGCGCGCTGTGGTGCCTACTGGCACGCACTGGCGGGGGAGTCGCTCCCCGTGGGCTCTCTGGCAGGAGAGATTCGTGATGCCCTGCCCGCCGCACGGCTACGCTTAGAATCGGGGGATATTGGCGACCTATGA
- a CDS encoding FHA domain-containing protein, whose amino-acid sequence MKTQLTALALVLATGALAQTPKLEPPKTTLAATPTPAPKEAGTKATPTPDPKATPDPKAATATPTPDPKAATPAPAATPAPIVVVVQSQKEPEQNNGSSLIAGWLGLAVLGVGGFFGWRALKSKGLTVTGAFKQLGVELPQEAPPAAAPVGKPAVAPLPPLPSLSELPSAGAAPAGVAVATGASAPAAPPLPAPSGQPKLVGYSGPAAGKVIPLMDALTVGREPDNALSLPTDSTVSRKHAVFLPTGTGWELSDSGSANGTFVNGQRLANPQVLSHGDEIKIGSSRLRYEA is encoded by the coding sequence ATGAAGACACAACTAACCGCACTTGCTCTTGTCCTGGCGACGGGCGCACTGGCCCAGACACCGAAGCTGGAGCCGCCCAAGACCACCCTCGCCGCGACACCCACCCCCGCGCCCAAGGAGGCAGGCACCAAGGCGACACCCACCCCCGATCCCAAGGCGACGCCGGATCCCAAGGCCGCAACGGCAACCCCGACACCCGACCCGAAAGCCGCTACGCCTGCGCCCGCCGCGACTCCCGCGCCTATTGTTGTCGTGGTTCAGTCGCAAAAAGAGCCTGAGCAGAACAATGGCAGCAGCCTAATCGCCGGGTGGCTCGGTCTCGCGGTTCTCGGGGTGGGTGGGTTCTTTGGCTGGCGTGCGCTCAAGAGCAAGGGCCTGACGGTCACGGGAGCCTTCAAGCAGCTCGGGGTCGAGCTTCCGCAAGAGGCGCCCCCTGCCGCCGCCCCTGTGGGCAAGCCCGCGGTGGCCCCGCTCCCGCCGCTCCCCTCGCTCTCCGAACTGCCCTCGGCGGGTGCCGCACCCGCTGGTGTCGCCGTTGCCACGGGAGCCTCTGCCCCTGCCGCTCCACCGCTTCCCGCGCCCAGCGGCCAGCCCAAGCTGGTTGGCTACAGCGGCCCCGCCGCCGGAAAAGTCATCCCTCTGATGGACGCCCTCACCGTGGGCCGGGAGCCCGACAACGCGCTCTCCCTTCCCACCGACAGCACGGTCAGCCGCAAGCACGCGGTCTTTCTCCCCACCGGCACGGGCTGGGAGCTCTCCGACAGTGGCTCGGCCAACGGGACCTTTGTCAATGGCCAGCGCCTCGCCAACCCGCAGGTGCTCTCCCACGGCGATGAGATCAAGATCGGCTCCTCGAGGTTGCGCTATGAAGCGTGA
- a CDS encoding FHA domain-containing protein — protein sequence MNFPSRILLFLLAGAAAGLLVVFLTDVTGILRITDQWPPTKTDLNNTTAAAVWFGGFLGALFGVASNLASGTRDWVRAIGFGLGIGIAAGFVGITFGMAVFAPLYVEKARNPLAFLGNVVARGLGWCFIGALAGTAEGWRKQSVRVGRNGLIGGAIGGLLGGAVFEIAPYLMPGVRAGAVSRTLGFVITGAMIGLFIALVQEWLKEAWVKIQVGRNEFSKEILLEKAESKIGRNELCDIPLFGNPQIGRSHALLVALPSGGYAVRDTGESPIGVLVNGAKIAGEQKLRSGDQIQIVDRVLVFFEKQVRQRTVLENRDVKQAPAVPVAQPGVSPYALNPSPGPFPATGKGSKLVVVAGPHAGQSFALQAGLVFGRDPGNSAALPADTKASRRHAQLVAEGSGVALEDMGSTNGTFVNGQRITRVALAPGDQIVIGSSTLRVE from the coding sequence ATGAACTTTCCGTCGCGCATCTTGCTCTTCCTGCTGGCGGGAGCCGCCGCCGGGCTCCTTGTCGTCTTCCTCACCGATGTCACCGGAATCCTACGCATCACCGACCAGTGGCCACCCACCAAGACCGACCTGAACAACACGACCGCGGCGGCGGTCTGGTTCGGCGGCTTCCTCGGGGCGCTCTTTGGAGTCGCCAGTAACCTGGCATCAGGGACCCGGGACTGGGTACGCGCGATTGGCTTTGGACTGGGAATCGGGATCGCGGCGGGGTTTGTGGGGATCACGTTTGGGATGGCGGTCTTTGCCCCACTCTATGTGGAGAAAGCGCGCAACCCGCTGGCATTTCTGGGCAACGTGGTCGCCCGTGGCCTCGGCTGGTGCTTTATCGGGGCGCTCGCCGGGACCGCGGAGGGCTGGCGCAAGCAGAGCGTCCGTGTGGGCCGCAATGGCTTGATTGGAGGCGCGATTGGGGGCCTCTTGGGCGGAGCGGTCTTTGAGATCGCGCCCTATCTCATGCCCGGCGTCCGCGCCGGGGCCGTCTCGCGCACCCTGGGCTTTGTGATCACCGGCGCGATGATCGGGCTGTTTATCGCGCTGGTTCAAGAGTGGCTCAAAGAGGCCTGGGTGAAGATCCAGGTGGGCCGCAATGAGTTCAGCAAAGAGATCCTTTTAGAGAAAGCCGAGAGCAAGATCGGGCGCAACGAGCTCTGCGATATCCCGCTTTTTGGCAACCCGCAGATCGGACGGAGCCATGCGCTACTGGTCGCGCTCCCCAGTGGCGGCTACGCCGTGCGCGATACCGGCGAGTCCCCGATTGGGGTCTTGGTCAATGGCGCAAAGATCGCTGGGGAGCAGAAGCTACGCTCCGGCGACCAGATTCAGATCGTGGACCGGGTGCTGGTGTTCTTTGAGAAGCAGGTCCGCCAGCGCACCGTGCTCGAAAATCGGGATGTGAAGCAAGCGCCCGCCGTGCCGGTCGCACAGCCGGGTGTGTCGCCGTATGCTTTGAACCCATCCCCCGGCCCCTTCCCTGCCACAGGGAAGGGGAGTAAGCTGGTTGTCGTTGCGGGGCCGCATGCGGGGCAGAGCTTTGCCTTGCAAGCGGGGCTGGTCTTTGGCCGCGACCCGGGCAACAGCGCCGCGCTTCCCGCCGATACCAAGGCATCGCGGCGGCACGCACAGCTTGTGGCCGAGGGCAGCGGCGTGGCACTGGAGGATATGGGGAGCACCAACGGGACCTTTGTCAATGGCCAGCGCATCACCCGTGTCGCGCTCGCGCCGGGCGACCAGATCGTGATCGGCAGCAGCACCCTGAGAGTGGAGTAG
- a CDS encoding vWA domain-containing protein — MDQTIRVNPTMMGGDPNRTQMAQPTVMGGFPQAAPGGPSLALNVKVSNRYAFAGDRTRAHVLTQISAGGAGGFVPGGKRLPVNVCLVIDRSGSMDGSPIQYVKKACEHVVDLLTPDDVLSIVTFEESVEVLMPARRVTDPNLIKQHIQRIVAGTTTNLFDGLYAGGSQVASVPMAGYVTRVLLLTDGEPTAGLKDFQSIVQQVADLKARGITVTALGFGPEYNEELMAGIARRSGGNYYYIERPEQIPEVFQKEMLTILGVTAKNIRLTLTLPRGVTVRQCYGSPPELGARHAAISLPDIERGATVTKLWEVDYDPHAVATFRTAKVILSWDDGATGQRETLTANAVVEFTGDAARVPSGADPLVSQELNAMQAARDLEKTMMGMRTQQLNLADLTAALNKTQQMFTQQGNTEAAKTVQMAAQAAQRGDTGGAEKTLIGTIYSLDLGKRS; from the coding sequence ATGGATCAGACAATTCGCGTGAATCCGACAATGATGGGAGGCGATCCCAACCGCACCCAGATGGCGCAGCCGACCGTGATGGGCGGTTTCCCCCAAGCCGCGCCGGGCGGCCCGTCGCTGGCGCTCAACGTTAAAGTGAGCAATCGCTACGCCTTTGCGGGCGACCGGACACGGGCGCACGTGCTGACACAGATTTCCGCAGGCGGCGCGGGGGGCTTTGTGCCGGGCGGCAAGCGCTTGCCGGTGAATGTCTGCCTGGTGATCGACCGCTCGGGCTCCATGGACGGCTCCCCGATCCAGTATGTCAAGAAGGCCTGCGAGCACGTCGTGGACCTGCTCACCCCCGACGATGTGCTCTCGATCGTGACCTTTGAGGAGTCGGTGGAGGTGCTCATGCCCGCGCGGCGTGTGACCGACCCGAATCTGATCAAGCAACACATCCAGCGCATTGTCGCCGGAACCACGACCAACCTCTTCGACGGCCTCTACGCTGGCGGCTCCCAGGTGGCGTCGGTGCCGATGGCGGGCTACGTCACCCGCGTCCTACTCCTCACCGACGGCGAGCCGACTGCGGGGCTCAAAGACTTCCAGAGCATTGTCCAGCAAGTTGCGGACCTAAAAGCACGCGGCATCACGGTCACGGCGCTGGGCTTCGGACCAGAGTACAACGAGGAGCTCATGGCTGGGATCGCCCGCCGCTCCGGGGGGAACTACTACTACATCGAGCGCCCCGAGCAGATCCCCGAGGTCTTCCAAAAAGAGATGCTGACGATCCTTGGTGTGACCGCCAAGAACATTCGCCTCACCCTCACGCTCCCGCGCGGGGTCACCGTCCGCCAGTGCTACGGCTCCCCGCCCGAGCTGGGCGCCCGCCACGCCGCGATCTCATTGCCCGATATCGAGCGCGGCGCGACCGTCACCAAGCTCTGGGAGGTGGACTACGACCCACACGCCGTGGCTACCTTCCGCACCGCAAAAGTTATCCTCTCCTGGGACGATGGCGCGACCGGCCAGCGCGAGACCCTCACCGCCAACGCCGTGGTTGAGTTCACCGGAGACGCTGCCCGCGTCCCCTCGGGTGCTGACCCTCTCGTCTCCCAAGAGCTCAACGCCATGCAAGCTGCCCGTGACCTCGAAAAAACGATGATGGGCATGCGCACTCAGCAGCTCAACCTCGCGGACCTAACCGCTGCTCTCAATAAGACGCAGCAGATGTTCACCCAGCAAGGCAACACCGAGGCCGCCAAGACCGTCCAGATGGCCGCGCAAGCCGCCCAGCGCGGCGACACCGGCGGCGCGGAGAAGACTCTGATTGGGACGATCTACAGCCTCGATCTCGGGAAGAGGAGCTAG
- a CDS encoding FHA domain-containing protein → MLDYYAILGVSTSATESEIRTAMREKTPAAQQDPDTFAILMDAFETLKDPQKRAEYDAQRSASPAPTSGGARVAGGALVVAGACPVCNTLAPADEGFCSECGYLLSSTVGATPQASPLPKLVEESGRELMLRVGESIVGREGADVALPHPTISRRHARFIVSGGNYVTLEDLGSTNGTNVAGQPLPAGSQKALTHGQAIQFGSVKLTIQIPHVAQPERRSLGAKDPGRAPIAALSGSVSGARLEGPSGSHTLKAAVTTVGRKVGNDIVISTDSFVSGSHAKLVFENGKYSVIDIGSTNGTRLNGRKLSANVPEALASGDTIQFGQTAFTFKG, encoded by the coding sequence ATGCTTGATTACTACGCCATTCTAGGAGTCTCGACCAGCGCGACCGAGAGCGAGATTCGCACCGCCATGCGCGAGAAAACCCCCGCGGCCCAGCAGGACCCGGACACATTCGCGATCCTGATGGATGCCTTCGAGACGCTCAAAGACCCGCAAAAACGCGCCGAGTACGATGCGCAGCGCTCGGCCTCCCCTGCCCCCACGAGTGGGGGAGCCCGCGTGGCGGGTGGGGCGCTTGTCGTCGCCGGGGCGTGCCCGGTCTGTAACACGCTTGCGCCTGCCGACGAGGGCTTCTGCTCGGAGTGCGGCTACCTGCTCAGCAGCACCGTGGGGGCCACGCCGCAGGCCTCGCCCTTGCCCAAGCTGGTCGAGGAGAGCGGGCGTGAGCTGATGCTACGTGTCGGGGAGAGTATCGTGGGCCGCGAGGGCGCCGATGTCGCGCTGCCGCACCCGACCATCTCCCGCCGCCATGCGCGCTTCATTGTCTCGGGCGGCAACTATGTCACGCTGGAGGACCTTGGGAGCACCAACGGCACCAATGTGGCAGGCCAGCCGCTTCCCGCCGGGAGCCAGAAAGCCCTCACCCACGGTCAGGCGATCCAGTTTGGCTCGGTGAAACTCACAATCCAGATTCCCCATGTCGCCCAGCCGGAGCGCCGCTCGCTCGGTGCCAAAGACCCCGGCCGCGCCCCCATCGCCGCCCTCAGTGGCAGCGTCAGTGGAGCAAGACTGGAGGGGCCGTCGGGCTCGCACACGCTCAAGGCTGCGGTCACGACCGTGGGCCGGAAAGTCGGCAACGACATTGTGATCTCGACCGACTCGTTTGTTTCGGGGAGCCATGCCAAGCTTGTCTTTGAGAATGGTAAGTACTCCGTGATAGATATTGGGAGCACCAACGGGACGCGGCTCAACGGGCGCAAGCTCAGCGCCAATGTCCCCGAGGCACTTGCCAGCGGCGACACGATCCAGTTCGGCCAGACCGCGTTTACGTTTAAGGGGTGA